One stretch of Pomacea canaliculata isolate SZHN2017 linkage group LG1, ASM307304v1, whole genome shotgun sequence DNA includes these proteins:
- the LOC112561643 gene encoding LOW QUALITY PROTEIN: protein tweety homolog 2-like (The sequence of the model RefSeq protein was modified relative to this genomic sequence to represent the inferred CDS: deleted 2 bases in 2 codons) yields MAVYSSVLQHESVWLSDFFHRFPHVDFSFRLTNATFQPESTSYRESLEFWCAVPVVWCVLLWLAFLIFFCLRCCCKVERKQKKALCSRLCIGLFLLLGCGALGAGLYGNEEAHAGVQDFVDAVVATNRTVENAFEVVSALDNVANDLQGRDAKALQNAVISISNVTVREMISDYISQIKTNVAKVSKDITSVKKQGLHVNTEAVVNVTDEVEKYRWISTVTVYSAYFALFALVFTGLLKKSKRILIASSALSILCMAFMWILTSAYLAASVGMGDLCADPDTFVISQVKKQVEIDILEAYITCSDKSKPFQEDILDSQTLITQAIVTLNTTVNLTAPFHIDDKIAVPVSMIRQDLRLGPWYLSSLLTSVGTCDTINNMYVQAVNSICYTTVIGAGFLVLFSAVVGLCSTFIVIFAACTWPYLGRSRERSRGYTPVDDTDPFLPGPPPYINNYGSIGTPSSAILNANGSSSNIQAQGYRDVSNEDRRLMNGRPVAESPPPSYHPGHYMEQYFSLAPRPNSISPSS; encoded by the exons ATGGCTGTCTACTCATCAGTCTTACAACACGAAAGTGTGTGGCTGTCCGATTTCTTTCATAGATTTCCTCATGTTGACTTTTCCTTTCGATTGACGAATGCGACATTTCAACCAGAAAGCACTTCCTACCGAGAG TCACTGGAGTTTTGGTGTGCAGTACCTGTTGTCTGGTGTGTCTTGTTATGGCTGGCATTCCTGATCTTTTTCTGCCTTCGGTGCTGCTGTAAAGTTGAGCGAAAGCAGAAGAAAGCCTTGTGCTCTCGACTTTGCATTggacttttcttgcttttaggATG TGGGGCTTTGGGAGCAGGTCTGTATGGAAATGAGGAGGCCCATGCAGGGGTACAAGActttgttgatgctgttgtaGCTACAAATAGAACAGTGGAAAATGCTTTTGAAGTG GTCAGTGCCTTGGACAATGTGGCAAATGATTTACAAGGTAGAGATGCAAAGGCCTTGCAGAATGCAGTGATCAGCATCTCTAATGTGACTGTTCGTGAAATGATTTCTGACTACATCAGCCAGATCAAAACAAATGTAGCCAAGG TCAGCAAAGACATCACTTCTGTTAAAAAGCAGGGTCTCCATGTTAATACAGAAGCAGTAGTCAACGTGACAGATGAGGTGGAGAAATACAG atgGATTAGTACAGTAACAGTGTACAGTGCATACTTTGCACTGTTTGCATTGGTTTTCACTGGTCTTTTGAAGAAGTCCAAGCGGATTCTTATTGC GTCATCAGCTCTCAGTATTCTGTGTATGGCCTTCATGTGGATACTGACATCTGCATATCTGGCTGCCTCTGTG GGCATGGGCGACCTTTGTGCAGATCCTGATACCTTTGTCATTTCACAAGTGAAAAAACAAGTTGAAATAG ACATCTTGGAGGCATATATAACATGTAGTGACAAAAGCAAACCATTTCAAGAG GATATTCTAGATTCCCAGACTTTGATAACACAGGCCATTGTGACACTGAATACTACAGTCAACCTGACAGCCCCATTTCACATTGATGATAAG ATAGCTGTTCCAGTTAGCATGATACGCCAGGACCTCAGACTTGGCCCTTGGT ATCTCTCCTCTCTGTTGACTTCTGTGGGGACTTGTGATACCATCAACAACATGTACGTGCAGGCAGTGAACAGCATATGTTACACCACAGT GATTGGTGCGGGATTCCTGGTACTGTTCTCTGCAGTGGTGGGACTTTGCAGCACTTTCATTGTCATCTTTGCAGCATGTACTTGGCCATACTTAGGCAGATC GAGGGAGCGAAGCAGAGGCTACACCCCAGTAGACGACACTGATCCCTTCTTGCCAGGACCTCCACCTTACATCAACAACTATGGCAGCATTGGAACCCCATCTTCTGCCATTCTGAATGCCAATGGATCTTCTTCCAACATTCAGGCGCAAGGATATCG cGATGTCAGCAATGAAGACAGGCGCTTAATGAATGGAAGGCCAGTGGCTGAGTCCCCGCCACCATCA TATCACCCCGGTCACTATATGGAGCAGTATTTTAGTCTGGCACCTCGCCCAAACAGCATCTCTCCATCATCCTAG